One stretch of Lucilia cuprina isolate Lc7/37 chromosome 6, ASM2204524v1, whole genome shotgun sequence DNA includes these proteins:
- the LOC111677847 gene encoding glycerol-3-phosphate acyltransferase 4 isoform X3 — MVFISIIDTVWISSGLFVVFLILLSAINKSIGVRRFYVQLLLRIFEYGRVSIETAHKERQGSARREVLEELKQKQLYLATHGEGDGDDDAKQHKCDKSSPTSKIQQLQEEVDDDDDENKSDNVISANGNTLINRDNVLLPTPNDTNYNKDKLKENIKDENISFHFEGCLDYIKAGVEAIIEDEVTSRFEAEQLKSWNLLTRTNRQYEFINWKITLIWVVGFIVRYTILMPLRVLVCFIGVAFAVTSNSLVALIPFKILRHFFADIAFKVTFRLIVCCLSAVINFHNIQYKPKATGFCVANHTSPLDVAILSTDCTFSLVVWLTVCTAVVGYMPDGERKRHVVNNILRHCFSVLSSAISAVINYHNEENRPTTGICVANHTSPIDVLVLMCDTTYSLIGQRHGGFLGILQRALARASPHIWFERGEAKDRHAVAERLKQHVSDPNNPPILIFPEGTCINNTSVMQFKKGSFEVGGVIYPVAIKYDPRFGDAFWNSSKYSMLQYLYMMMTSWAIVCDVWYLPPMYRQQGESAIDFANRVKSVIAKQGGLVDLVWDGQLKRMKPKKEWKEMQQVEFIKRLKGD, encoded by the exons ATGGTTTTCATATCGATTATTGACACAGTCTGGATTTCTTCTGGtttatttgttgtgtttttaatacTCTTGTCGGCCATCAACAAGTCAATTGGTGTACGTCGCTTTTATGTGCAACTATTATTAAGGATATTCGAg taTGGACGTGTCAGCATAGAAACAGCCCACAAGGAACGTCAGGGTTCTGCGAGAAGGGAAGTATTGGAAGAATTAAAACAGAAGCAGCTTTATTTAGCAACACATGGAGAGGgcgatggtgatgatgatgctaAGCAACATAAATGTGATAAATCTAGTCCAACTagtaaaatacaacaactacaagaaGAGGtagatgacgatgatgatgaaaaCAAATCAGACAATGTCATATCTGCCAATGGCAACACCTTAATTAACAGGGATAATGTACTGCTGCCCACCCCAAATGATACTAACTACAATAAGgataaactaaaagaaaatataaaagat gAAAATATCAGTTTTCATTTTGAAGGATGTCTGGACTATATTAAGGCTGGTGTAGAGGCTATTATCGAAGATGAAGTAACATCACGTTTTGAGGCTGAACAATTAAAAAGTTGGAATCTATTGACACGCACAAATCGTCAATATGAGTTTATCAATTGGAAAATAACACTCATCTGGGTGGTTGGTTTCATAGTGCGTTATACAATATTAATGCCCCTGCGTGTATTAGTATGTTTTATAGGT GTGGCATTTGCTGTTACTTCCAATAGTTTAGTGGCCTTGATACCGTTTAAAATATTGCGCCACTTTTTTGCTGATATTGCTTTTAAAGTAACCTTTCGTTTAATAGTCTGCTGTTTGTCGGCAGTTataaatttccataatattcaatataaacCAAAAGCTACTGGCTTTTGTGTGGCAAATCATACATCACCTCTAGATGTGGCAATTTTATCAACAGATTGTACCTTCTCTTTG GTAGTATGGCTTACTGTTTGTACAGCTGTTGTTGGCTACATGCCTGATGGAGAACGTAAACGTCATGTGGTCAATAATATCCTAAGGCATTGTTTCTCAGTGCTGTCTAGTGCCATTTCGGCTGTTATCAATTATCATAATGAAGAAAATCGTCCCACTACGGGTATTTGTGTGGCCAATCACACCAGTCCAATTGATGTACTGGTGCTGATGTGTGACACCACATATTCGTTG attGGTCAACGTCATGGTGGTTTCTTAGGTATTTTACAAAGAGCCTTGGCCAGAGCCTCACCACACATTTGGTTCGAAAGAGGTGAAGCCAAAGACAGACATGCTGTGGCAGAACGTCTTAAACAGCACGTATCAGATCCCAACAACCCGCCAATACTTATCTTCCCCGAGGGAACCTGTATCAATAACACTTCCGTAATGCAGTTCAAAAAAGGCAGTTTTGAAGTAGGTGGCGTCATCTATCCAGTTGCTATAAA GTATGATCCCCGTTTCGGTGATGCCTTCTGGAATAGTTCCAAGTATTCTATGCTTCAATATCTTTACATGATGATGACTTCGTGGGCCATTGTCTGTGATGTTTGGTATTTACCGCCCATGTATCGACAACAAGGTGAATCTGCCATCGATTTTGCGAATCGTGTTAAAAGTGTAATTGCCAAACAGGGTGGCCTGGTCGATTTGGTCTGGGACGGTCAACTGAAACGTATGAAACCTAAAAAAGAATGGAAAGAAATGCAACAAGTCGAATTTATAAAACGTCTTAAAGGAGACTAA
- the LOC111677847 gene encoding glycerol-3-phosphate acyltransferase 3 isoform X2: MVFISIIDTVWISSGLFVVFLILLSAINKSIGVRRFYVQLLLRIFEYGRVSIETAHKERQGSARREVLEELKQKQLYLATHGEGDGDDDAKQHKCDKSSPTSKIQQLQEEVDDDDDENKSDNVISANGNTLINRDNVLLPTPNDTNYNKDKLKENIKDENISFHFEGCLDYIKAGVEAIIEDEVTSRFEAEQLKSWNLLTRTNRQYEFINWKITLIWVVGFIVRYTILMPLRVLVCFIGVVWLTVCTAVVGYMPDGERKRHVVNNILRHCFSVLSSAISAVINYHNEENRPTTGICVANHTSPIDVLVLMCDTTYSLIGQRHGGFLGILQRALARASPHIWFERGEAKDRHAVAERLKQHVSDPNNPPILIFPEGTCINNTSVMQFKKGSFEVGGVIYPVAIKYDPRFGDAFWNSSKYSMLQYLYMMMTSWAIVCDVWYLPPMYRQQGESAIDFANRVKSVIAKQGGLVDLVWDGQLKRMKPKKEWKEMQQVEFIKRLKGD; encoded by the exons ATGGTTTTCATATCGATTATTGACACAGTCTGGATTTCTTCTGGtttatttgttgtgtttttaatacTCTTGTCGGCCATCAACAAGTCAATTGGTGTACGTCGCTTTTATGTGCAACTATTATTAAGGATATTCGAg taTGGACGTGTCAGCATAGAAACAGCCCACAAGGAACGTCAGGGTTCTGCGAGAAGGGAAGTATTGGAAGAATTAAAACAGAAGCAGCTTTATTTAGCAACACATGGAGAGGgcgatggtgatgatgatgctaAGCAACATAAATGTGATAAATCTAGTCCAACTagtaaaatacaacaactacaagaaGAGGtagatgacgatgatgatgaaaaCAAATCAGACAATGTCATATCTGCCAATGGCAACACCTTAATTAACAGGGATAATGTACTGCTGCCCACCCCAAATGATACTAACTACAATAAGgataaactaaaagaaaatataaaagat gAAAATATCAGTTTTCATTTTGAAGGATGTCTGGACTATATTAAGGCTGGTGTAGAGGCTATTATCGAAGATGAAGTAACATCACGTTTTGAGGCTGAACAATTAAAAAGTTGGAATCTATTGACACGCACAAATCGTCAATATGAGTTTATCAATTGGAAAATAACACTCATCTGGGTGGTTGGTTTCATAGTGCGTTATACAATATTAATGCCCCTGCGTGTATTAGTATGTTTTATAGGT GTAGTATGGCTTACTGTTTGTACAGCTGTTGTTGGCTACATGCCTGATGGAGAACGTAAACGTCATGTGGTCAATAATATCCTAAGGCATTGTTTCTCAGTGCTGTCTAGTGCCATTTCGGCTGTTATCAATTATCATAATGAAGAAAATCGTCCCACTACGGGTATTTGTGTGGCCAATCACACCAGTCCAATTGATGTACTGGTGCTGATGTGTGACACCACATATTCGTTG attGGTCAACGTCATGGTGGTTTCTTAGGTATTTTACAAAGAGCCTTGGCCAGAGCCTCACCACACATTTGGTTCGAAAGAGGTGAAGCCAAAGACAGACATGCTGTGGCAGAACGTCTTAAACAGCACGTATCAGATCCCAACAACCCGCCAATACTTATCTTCCCCGAGGGAACCTGTATCAATAACACTTCCGTAATGCAGTTCAAAAAAGGCAGTTTTGAAGTAGGTGGCGTCATCTATCCAGTTGCTATAAA GTATGATCCCCGTTTCGGTGATGCCTTCTGGAATAGTTCCAAGTATTCTATGCTTCAATATCTTTACATGATGATGACTTCGTGGGCCATTGTCTGTGATGTTTGGTATTTACCGCCCATGTATCGACAACAAGGTGAATCTGCCATCGATTTTGCGAATCGTGTTAAAAGTGTAATTGCCAAACAGGGTGGCCTGGTCGATTTGGTCTGGGACGGTCAACTGAAACGTATGAAACCTAAAAAAGAATGGAAAGAAATGCAACAAGTCGAATTTATAAAACGTCTTAAAGGAGACTAA
- the LOC111677847 gene encoding glycerol-3-phosphate acyltransferase 3 isoform X1 has protein sequence MVFISIIDTVWISSGLFVVFLILLSAINKSIGVRRFYVQLLLRIFEYGRVSIETAHKERQGSARREVLEELKQKQLYLATHGEGDGDDDAKQHKCDKSSPTSKIQQLQEEVDDDDDENKSDNVISANGNTLINRDNVLLPTPNDTNYNKDKLKENIKDENISFHFEGCLDYIKAGVEAIIEDEVTSRFEAEQLKSWNLLTRTNRQYEFINWKITLIWVVGFIVRYTILMPLRVLVCFIGVAFAVTSNSLVALIPFKILRHFFADIAFKVTFRLIVCCLSAVINFHNIQYKPKATGFCVANHTSPLDVAILSTDCTFSLIGQRHGGFLGILQRALARASPHIWFERGEAKDRHAVAERLKQHVSDPNNPPILIFPEGTCINNTSVMQFKKGSFEVGGVIYPVAIKYDPRFGDAFWNSSKYSMLQYLYMMMTSWAIVCDVWYLPPMYRQQGESAIDFANRVKSVIAKQGGLVDLVWDGQLKRMKPKKEWKEMQQVEFIKRLKGD, from the exons ATGGTTTTCATATCGATTATTGACACAGTCTGGATTTCTTCTGGtttatttgttgtgtttttaatacTCTTGTCGGCCATCAACAAGTCAATTGGTGTACGTCGCTTTTATGTGCAACTATTATTAAGGATATTCGAg taTGGACGTGTCAGCATAGAAACAGCCCACAAGGAACGTCAGGGTTCTGCGAGAAGGGAAGTATTGGAAGAATTAAAACAGAAGCAGCTTTATTTAGCAACACATGGAGAGGgcgatggtgatgatgatgctaAGCAACATAAATGTGATAAATCTAGTCCAACTagtaaaatacaacaactacaagaaGAGGtagatgacgatgatgatgaaaaCAAATCAGACAATGTCATATCTGCCAATGGCAACACCTTAATTAACAGGGATAATGTACTGCTGCCCACCCCAAATGATACTAACTACAATAAGgataaactaaaagaaaatataaaagat gAAAATATCAGTTTTCATTTTGAAGGATGTCTGGACTATATTAAGGCTGGTGTAGAGGCTATTATCGAAGATGAAGTAACATCACGTTTTGAGGCTGAACAATTAAAAAGTTGGAATCTATTGACACGCACAAATCGTCAATATGAGTTTATCAATTGGAAAATAACACTCATCTGGGTGGTTGGTTTCATAGTGCGTTATACAATATTAATGCCCCTGCGTGTATTAGTATGTTTTATAGGT GTGGCATTTGCTGTTACTTCCAATAGTTTAGTGGCCTTGATACCGTTTAAAATATTGCGCCACTTTTTTGCTGATATTGCTTTTAAAGTAACCTTTCGTTTAATAGTCTGCTGTTTGTCGGCAGTTataaatttccataatattcaatataaacCAAAAGCTACTGGCTTTTGTGTGGCAAATCATACATCACCTCTAGATGTGGCAATTTTATCAACAGATTGTACCTTCTCTTTG attGGTCAACGTCATGGTGGTTTCTTAGGTATTTTACAAAGAGCCTTGGCCAGAGCCTCACCACACATTTGGTTCGAAAGAGGTGAAGCCAAAGACAGACATGCTGTGGCAGAACGTCTTAAACAGCACGTATCAGATCCCAACAACCCGCCAATACTTATCTTCCCCGAGGGAACCTGTATCAATAACACTTCCGTAATGCAGTTCAAAAAAGGCAGTTTTGAAGTAGGTGGCGTCATCTATCCAGTTGCTATAAA GTATGATCCCCGTTTCGGTGATGCCTTCTGGAATAGTTCCAAGTATTCTATGCTTCAATATCTTTACATGATGATGACTTCGTGGGCCATTGTCTGTGATGTTTGGTATTTACCGCCCATGTATCGACAACAAGGTGAATCTGCCATCGATTTTGCGAATCGTGTTAAAAGTGTAATTGCCAAACAGGGTGGCCTGGTCGATTTGGTCTGGGACGGTCAACTGAAACGTATGAAACCTAAAAAAGAATGGAAAGAAATGCAACAAGTCGAATTTATAAAACGTCTTAAAGGAGACTAA
- the LOC124420885 gene encoding uncharacterized protein LOC124420885 isoform X1 produces MENNKTFWMEFLDIYQAHPELWNFKSDDNKNEQLKESAYNILLQKMKELMPEATRDLVLKKLNVFRSSYRRENRKVKDSMRSGSSQADIYKPKWLFYEKLKFLDNKEDDNIAISPFDYDVTFTKTSKKNEKEPLENDLLQSSEDEEVHLFKYMHAKLQKINGKQKKVVQRIILEAIFAADEGILDDNILKKFLQSLYVNTPSTSTEALAFE; encoded by the exons atggaaaataataaaacattttggaTGGAGTTTCTGGACATATACCAGGCTCATCCCGAATTATGGAATTTTAAAAGTGATGACAATAAAAACGAACAATTAAAGGAATCAgcttataacattttattacaaaaaatgaaaGAACTTATGCCAGAGGCAACAAGAGATTTAGTATTGAAGAAACTGAATGTATTTCGTTCCTCATACCGACGAGAAAATCGAAAGGTGAAGGACAGTATGAGAAGTGGATCTTCGCAAGCTGATATTTATAAACCAAAATGGcttttttacgaaaaacttaAATTCTTGGACAACAAAGAGGATGACAATATTGCGATATCACCCTTTGATTATGATGTA acatttacaaaaacatcaaagaaaaatgaaaaggaaCCACTTGAAAATGATCTTTTACAGTCTTCAGAAGATGAAGAAGtgcatttgtttaaatatatgcaTGCCaagttgcaaaaaataaatggaaaacaaaaaaaagttgtacAAAGGATCATTTTAGAAGCCATATTTGCAGCTGATGAAGGCATATTAgatgacaatatattaaaaaaattcctacaatCTTTATATGTTAATACACCTTCAACATCGACGGAAGCATTAgcttttgaataa
- the LOC124420885 gene encoding uncharacterized protein LOC124420885 isoform X2: protein MENNKTFWMEFLDIYQAHPELWNFKSDDNKNEQLKESAYNILLQKMKELMPEATRDLVLKKLNVFRSSYRRENRKVKDSMRSGSSQADIYKPKWLFYEKLKFLDNKEDDNIAISPFDYDTFTKTSKKNEKEPLENDLLQSSEDEEVHLFKYMHAKLQKINGKQKKVVQRIILEAIFAADEGILDDNILKKFLQSLYVNTPSTSTEALAFE from the exons atggaaaataataaaacattttggaTGGAGTTTCTGGACATATACCAGGCTCATCCCGAATTATGGAATTTTAAAAGTGATGACAATAAAAACGAACAATTAAAGGAATCAgcttataacattttattacaaaaaatgaaaGAACTTATGCCAGAGGCAACAAGAGATTTAGTATTGAAGAAACTGAATGTATTTCGTTCCTCATACCGACGAGAAAATCGAAAGGTGAAGGACAGTATGAGAAGTGGATCTTCGCAAGCTGATATTTATAAACCAAAATGGcttttttacgaaaaacttaAATTCTTGGACAACAAAGAGGATGACAATATTGCGATATCACCCTTTGATTATGAT acatttacaaaaacatcaaagaaaaatgaaaaggaaCCACTTGAAAATGATCTTTTACAGTCTTCAGAAGATGAAGAAGtgcatttgtttaaatatatgcaTGCCaagttgcaaaaaataaatggaaaacaaaaaaaagttgtacAAAGGATCATTTTAGAAGCCATATTTGCAGCTGATGAAGGCATATTAgatgacaatatattaaaaaaattcctacaatCTTTATATGTTAATACACCTTCAACATCGACGGAAGCATTAgcttttgaataa
- the LOC111677848 gene encoding eukaryotic translation initiation factor 5A, which produces MAEIEDHHFETGDSGASQTYPMQCSALRKNGFVMLKGRPCKIVEMSTSKTGKHGHAKVHMVGIDIFSNKKYEDICPSTHNMDVPHVKREDYQLTDISDDGYLTLMSDNGDIREDLKLPEGDLGISLRNDFDNGKELLCTVLKSCGEECVIATKTNTALDK; this is translated from the exons atggcTGAAATTGAAGATCATCATTTCGAAACCGGAGATTCTGGTGCTTCACAAACTTATCCTATGCAATGTTCCGCATTGCGTAAAAACGGTTTTGTTATGCTCAAGGGTAGACCCTGTAAGATTGTTGAAATGTCAACTTCCAAAACTGGCAAGCACGGTCACGCTAAAGTTCACATGGTTGGCATTGATATTTTCTCAAATAAGAA ATATGAAGATATCTGTCCATCTACTCACAACATGGATGTACCCCATGTAAAGAGAGAAGATTACCAATTGACCGACATCAGTGATGACGGTTACTTGACCTTGATGTCTGATAACGGTGACATCAGAGAAGATCTTAAATTGCCAGAAGGTGATTTGGGTATTTCTTTGAGAAACGATTTCGATAACGGCAAAGAACTTTTG TGTACAGTCCTCAAGTCTTGCGGCGAAGAGTGCGTTATTGCTACTAAGACTAATACTGCTCTTGACAAGTAG
- the LOC111677853 gene encoding uncharacterized protein LOC111677853: MKKVARMRLSPNNMSEEVSNNHNTGAQSQSSNNEPLVRTTGRIKKPKAVFDPSDNYLPRAQRSLNAMAAGALHHNTNSSLERRASYTKASTISPVADYIEAKAKDACTVCKKKESKRPVFANKNPLITCQECQRKIHKQCLKVDFEDFESIQRNYKCDLCSNCRICNDKFTNPEEEMITCSKCTKSFHLVCFPSKIIKTDNQRNWKCNKCQVYNHITNGTTLPVKKIREIIGGGEPMVQTTPVKSANAENEKTPAAESANNDAKQSATSPSSQKRLNDSKEVAEAVESSPPPEKRAKVTTQSPDTISVETTSLNMPLKTDSTVLCYTPNENFDDIPDVKEWSVDQVYEYFFKHFPNEAHVFKDEEIDGRSLLLLKRSDVVKKLPIKLGPSLRIYSLILKIQAQLNDPTLGWNCGL, translated from the coding sequence atgaaaaaagttgcaCGTATGCGTTTATCACCCAACAACATGAGTGAAGAAGTAAGCAATAATCACAATACTGGGGCACAATCTCAAAGTTCAAATAATGAACCCTTAGTACGTACGACAGGTCGTATTAAGAAACCCAAAGCAGTATTTGATCCCTCAGACAACTATTTACCACGCGCTCAACGTTCACTGAATGCGATGGCCGCAGGAGCTTTGCATCATAATACGAACTCTTCACTGGAAAGACGTGCCAGTTATACAAAGGCCTCTACTATATCGCCGGTAGCAGACTATATTGAAGCTAAAGCAAAAGATGCTTGCACTGTTTGCAAGAAAAAGGAATCGAAGCGTCCTGTATTTGCCAATAAAAATCCCCTAATAACTTGTCAGGAGTGTCAGCGTAAAATACATAAACAGTGTTTAAAGGTTGATTTTGAAGATTTTGAAAGCATTCAACGTAACTACAAGTGTGATCTTTGCTCTAACTGCAGAATATGTAATGATAAATTCACTAATCCCGAAGAGGAAATGATCACTTGCTCGAAATGTACAAAATCTTTTCATTTGGTTTGCTTCCCCTCCAAGATTATAAAAACAGATAATCAGCGCAATTGGAAGTGTAACAAGTGTCAGGTCTACAATCACATTACTAATGGCACCACTCTACCGGTTAAGAAAATACGTGAAATTATCGGGGGTGGAGAACCAATGGTGCAAACTACTCCTGTTAAATCGGCCAACGCTGAAAATGAGAAAACTCCTGCGGCCGAATCAGCCAATAACGATGCAAAACAAAGTGCTACTTCTCCTTCATCGCAAAAAAGATTGAATGATTCAAAAGAAGTAGCTGAAGCAGTTGAGTCGAGCCCTCCACCTGAAAAACGTGCCAAGGTTACGACTCAATCTCCCGATACCATAAGTGTGGAAACCACTTCACTAAATATGCCTTTAAAAACAGATTCTACGGTGCTTTGTTATACGCCCAATGAAAATTTCGATGATATTCCCGATGTGAAGGAATGGTCGGTCGATCAggtgtatgaatattttttcaaacactTTCCCAATGAAGCTCATGTCTTTAAGGACGAAGAAATTGATGGCCGCTCTTTGCTTTTGCTGAAACGCAGCGATGTTGTTAAAAAACTCCCCATCAAGTTGGGACCATCTTTACGTATTTATAGTCTTATTTTAAAGATACAGGCTCAATTAAATGATCCTACCCTGGGTTGGAATTGTGGTTtataa
- the LOC111677842 gene encoding uncharacterized protein LOC111677842 gives MSFTIDDSILANIKTQQDSEDDDDAGTSSDHRLAGETFMEVMGGFGGNISDANVSYEERIEDPLQEEEDEKEIELKEFPWQCIENDFLKPYLYDEQETPQLEVKVGRSKKAKLEAELRAPNGQVWSKVPLAPPIADDLPEFMAAGKGPAKSVTNPLEAWHLLIDVSMLNIIVKSTNEVIKATKKKEPHQKRLTDLTELRAWLGLNYLCGVLRNSIQPGPVEELWTLELGNAIFRATMSFKRFEFLSQCIRCADQQSLAAAPTALDEIANFWEKLVINCRSYYAPSGFCTIDEHILDLSQLEENPFNHVLPQQLGLIGLRLITMCDAKTMYICNALVANEVQPLDEEVYQLVSDIKGTRRCLCINDRFTNMSLMQKLKQNQLQVVGALSAEAKEIPVELYNAAQVPQVWYAKDDCTLVAGLSDTVIPSGCLVTNGLSTRIDSAKLYQTIGPTNQNAYQCMRVFGTHNGGVNKNQRWSLEYLFFMLDVAAYNSWTLYRLSENGDAGIEQRDFQRQLGLYLTQHQLKQRIHLNIKLPLPLKLQIAEILGENVEALLNGASKKATEAAKLGSISKEKALVPDGIVLQSRENDTRRRCRGCKSRNGSKTKTRCQQCLQPYCMRHLISRCETCSGYEILDESLQQDDTNEQTKRQQKDQADTSQLEDEEGQADEVDL, from the coding sequence ATGAGTTTTACCATCGATGATTCTATATTGGCCAATATAAAGACACAACAAGATAgcgaagatgatgatgatgctggcACCTCATCAGACCATCGGCTAGCTGGTGAGACTTTTATGGAGGTAATGGGAGGTTTTGGTGGAAATATTAGTGATGCCAATGTCAGCTATGAAGAACGTATCGAAGATCCTCTACAGGAGGAAGAGgatgaaaaagaaattgaattgAAAGAATTTCCTTGGCAATGTATAGAGAATGATTTTCTAAAACCTTATTTGTACGATGAACAAGAAACGCCGCAGTTGGAGGTTAAAGTGGGACGtagtaaaaaagcaaaattggAAGCGGAATTAAGAGCGCCCAATGGTCAAGTATGGAGTAAAGTGCCTTTGGCACCACCCATAGCTGATGATTTGCCAGAATTTATGGCTGCAGGTAAGGGTCCGGCCAAAAGTGTTACAAATCCTTTGGAAGCTTGGCATTTATTGATAGATGTCTCTATGCTGAATATAATTGTTAAAAGCACGAATGAGGTTATTAAGGCCACCAAGAAGAAAGAGCCCCATCAGAAAAGATTGACAGATTTAACAGAATTACGCGCCTGGTTGGGTTTAAACTATTTGTGTGGCGTTTTGCGTAATTCCATACAACCCGGACCCGTTGAAGAGCTTTGGACTTTGGAACTGGGTAATGCTATATTTCGAGCCACCATGTCCTTTAAACGCTTCGAGTTTTTATCTCAATGTATACGTTGTGCTGATCAGCAGTCTTTGGCTGCTGCACCCACAGCCTTAGATGAAATTGCCAACTTTTGGGAAAAGTTGGTTATAAATTGTAGATCTTATTATGCTCCTAGCGGTTTCTGTACGATCGATGAGCATATATTAGACTTGTCACAATTGGAAGAAAATCCCTTTAATCATGTTTTACCTCAGCAATTGGGATTAATAGGTTTGCGCTTGATTACCATGTGTGATGCTAAAACTATGTATATTTGCAATGCTTTAGTAGCAAATGAAGTGCAACCACTGGATGAGGAAGTATATCAATTAGTTAGTGACATAAAGGGCACACGACGCTGTCTTTGTATAAATGATCGTTTTACAAATATGTCTTTAAtgcaaaaacttaaacaaaatcaaCTACAGGTGGTGGGAGCACTTTCCGCTGAAGCTAAGGAGATTCCCGTTGAATTGTATAATGCTGCTCAAGTGCCTCAGGTGTGGTATGCCAAAGATGACTGTACTTTGGTAGCGGGTTTAAGTGATACAGTCATTCCCTCGGGTTGTTTAGTAACTAATGGACTGTCTACACGTATCGATTCAGCTAAACTGTACCAGACAATAGGACCTACTAATCAAAATGCTTATCAATGCATGCGTGTCTTTGGTACACATAATGGAGGTGTAAATAAAAACCAACGTTGGAGTTTGGAATATCTGTTTTTCATGCTAGATGTGGCAGCATATAATTCCTGGACTTTATATCGTCTGTCGGAGAATGGCGATGCTGGCATAGAACAACGTGATTTTCAACGTCAACTGGGACTCTACCTAACGCAACATCAACTTAAACAGCGCATTCATTTGAATATAAAACTTCCACTGCCACTTAAATTGCAAATTGCCGAGATATTAGGGGAAAATGTAGAGGCTTTACTAAATGGTGCCTCCAAAAAAGCTACTGAAGCAGCAAAACTAGGATCAATATCGAAAGAAAAGGCTTTAGTGCCCGATGGCATAGTATTGCAATCACGCGAAAATGATACTCGTAGACGTTGCAGAGGTTGCAAAAGCCGCAATGGTTCCAAGACAAAAACACGTTGCCAACAATGTTTGCAGCCCTACTGCATGCGTCATCTAATAAGTCGCTGTGAAACATGCTCAGGTTATGAAATACTGGACGAATCATTACAGCAGGACGATACAAATGAACAAACGAAACGGCAGCAAAAAGATCAGGCAGATACCTCTCAGCTAGAGGACGAAGAAGGCCAAGCTGATGAAGTTGATCTTTAG